A stretch of Elgaria multicarinata webbii isolate HBS135686 ecotype San Diego chromosome 5, rElgMul1.1.pri, whole genome shotgun sequence DNA encodes these proteins:
- the CMTR2 gene encoding cap-specific mRNA (nucleoside-2'-O-)-methyltransferase 2, with amino-acid sequence MRSSWRRFQPRNPGFSAITGGIGTHLQNVQKGCEKNHKITSERARPSWRMNKQKKAMYVEQMTSLDQFGPDIIAETERLFEKKFLYTKPPHNEWQLPDSNQAFTCDHKEFSSLVILKDSMNEVKNRLSDKKLDQWHGHTSFTNKAGKIIAHLKKSVNAELCTQAWCKFHEILCSFPLLPSDALQNGELNSVHLCEAPGAFIASLNHYLKSHRIPCDWNWVANTLNPYHEANDTLMMIMDDRLIANTLPWWYFGPENTGDVMTLKHLTGLQHFISNMAAVHLVTSDGSFDCQGNPGEQETLVSSLHYCETVTALMTLSLGGSFVLKMFTLFEHCSVNLLFLLNCSFEEVHVFKPATSKAGNSEVYVVCLRYLGREAVHSLLSRMMQNFGPQMVERALFPQHLIPESFLKVHEECCSFFHRHQTETISENLRLFEHMGEGEQAKLNALRDCAVEFFLQRFQMQPIARTNWLVKRPHAGCSMNSKWCGQRNNYFCTYNERKMLETMSWENKVAKGCLNQWAEAHSLGNVGKSCVLEGVLCNLDCHLWYILEGRRLPRVKCSPFCDGEVLKSLNEALEKSFIGRPSGDALMRQTQQECPSCYVLTESSVLSELSDLMEYHKQVQSEDCVGQRKCVAVGFPSLCDAESRSGLDVRLMESAPLLNFSCSLLHDGEPKYQLQLLECLLCVFPQLQKGDALVLPVLSCFTRFMAGLVFILHGCFQRVSFACPISSRPLGTSAALLCVGYQGLPEPVLQYLQQLNKLMRTLLDSDSSQQVLQFVPMEHLLQGFVLEFLWDLNTAVAKRQLHWIIQIEQQQIS; translated from the exons ATGCGCAGCAGCTGGAGACGATTTCAGCCTAGG AACCCTGGATTCTCTGCCATAACAGGTGGGATTGGGACCCACCTACAGAATGTGCAAAAGGGTTGTGAAAAGAATCACAAAATTACTTCTGAGAG GGCTCGTCCCAGCTggagaatgaacaaacaaaagaagGCGATGTATGTTGAGCAGATGACAAGCCTTGACCAGTTTGGCCCTGATATCATTGCTGAAACCGAGAGGCTGTTTGAGAAGAAATTCTTGTACACCAAACCACCCCACAATGAGTGGCAGCTGCCAGATTCCAATCAGGCTTTCACCTGCGACCACAAAGAGTTCAGCTCCCTTGTCATCCTGAAGGACTCCATGAATGAAGTCAAGAACAGGCTGAGCGATAAAAAATTGGACCAGTGGCATGGGCACACATCCTTCACCAACAAAGCGGGGAAAATCATTGCTCATCTCAAGAAATCTGTCAATGCGGAGCTGTGTACCCAGGCTTGGTGCAAGTTCCACGAGATTCTGTGCAGCTTTCCGCTGCTCCCGAGTGACGCACTTCAGAATGGGGAGCTCAACTCCGTTCATCTCTGCGAAGCTCCCGGCGCTTTTATTGCCAGCCTCAACCACTACCTCAAGTCTCACCGTATCCCCTGTGATTGGAATTGGGTAGCCAATACCCTGAACCCGTATCACGAAGCTAACGACACCCTGATGATGATCATGGATGACCGGCTTATTGCGAACACGTTGCCCTGGTGGTATTTTGGTCCCGAGAACACTGGGGATGTCATGACCCTGAAACATCTCACGGGGTTGCAGCACTTCATAAGCAACATGGCCGCCGTTCACCTGGTCACCTCCGATGGGAGCTTCGATTGCCAGGGAAATCCAGGGGAGCAGGAAACGCTGGTCTCCTCTTTGCATTATTGTGAAACCGTCACTGCTTTAATGACGCTTAGCCTCGGCGGCTCCTTTGTTCTGAAGATGTTCACTCTGTTTGAACATTGTTCTGTGAACTTGCTGTTTCTGCTGAATTGCTCTTTTGAAGAAGTTCACGTTTTCAAGCCGGCGACCAGTAAAGCTGGCAACTCTGAGGTTTATGTCGTTTGCCTTCGGTATTTGGGCAGGGAGGCCGTTCACTCACTCTTGTCCAGGATGATGCAGAACTTTGGGCCCCAAATGGTCGAGAGAGCCCTTTTCCCCCAGCACTTAATTCCGGAATCTTTCCTTAAAGTCCACGAAGAATGCTGCTCGTTCTTTCACAGGCACCAAACCGAGACGATTTCTGAGAACCTCCGGCTCTTTGAGCATATGGGTGAGGGGGAGCAGGCCAAGCTGAACGCCTTGCGGGATTGTGCTGTGGAGTTCTTCTTGCAGAGGTTCCAGATGCAACCTATTGCCCGCACGAATTGGCTGGTGAAGAGACCTCATGCTGGCTGCAGCATGAACTCCAAATGGTGCGGGCAGAGGAACAATTATTTTTGCACGTACAATGAAAGAAAGATGCTGGAGACTATGTCGTGGGAAAATAAAGTGGCAAAGGGCTGCCTTAACCAGTGGGCGGAAGCTCACTCTCTCGGTAACGTTGGGAAGAGCTGTGTTTTAGAAGGGGTGTTGTGTAACCTGGACTGTCACTTATGGTACATCTTGGAGGGGCGGAGGTTGCCAAGAGTTAAATGCTCTCCTTTCTGTGATGGCGAGGTCCTGAAGAGCCTCAACGAGGCCCTTGAGAAATCTTTCATTGGCCGGCCAAGTGGTGATGCCCTCATGAGACAGACGCAGCAGGAGTGCCCATCTTGCTACGTTCTGACGGAATCGTCGGTCCTGTCCGAGTTGTCGGACCTTATGGAGTATCACAAACAGGTTCAGAGTGAAGATTGTGTTGGCCAAAGGAAATGCGTGGCGGTAGGCTTCCCGTCCCTTTGTGACGCCGAAAGCCGATCTGGCTTGGACGTCAGACTCATGGAGTCGGCACCTCTCTTGAATTTCTCCTGTTCTTTACTTCACGACGGAGAGCCGAAAtatcagctgcagcttctggagtGCCTCTTGTGTGTGTTTCCTCAGCTTCAGAAGGGAGACGCTTTGGTTTTGCCTGTTCTTTCCTGTTTTACCCGCTTCATGGCCGGCTTAGTCTTCATACTGCATGGCTGCTTCCAGCGTGTCTCTTTCGCTTGCCCCATCTCATCTCGGCCTCTGGGCACCAGCGCTGCATTGCTGTGTGTTGGCTACCAAGGCCTTCCAGAACCGGTTCTCCAATACCTGCAGCAGCTGAATAAGCTCATGAGGACGTTGCTTGACTCGGACTCATCACAGCAGGTCTTGCAGTTTGTGCCGATGGAACACCTGCTACAGGGGTTTGTGCTGGAGTTTCTGTGGGACCTCAACACCGCCGTTGCGAAGAGACAATTGCATTGGATTATTCAAATTGAGCAGCAGCAAATATCGTGA